The genomic DNA agaagatgtgtgGTCAGTTCTGAGAGAAGGAGAAACTTCAGGTCTTGAAATGAAAATACCCAAAAGtcatttctcttcctcatcttcttcttcatcttcaccgtGGAAGATTCATAGAAGCAAGGACGTCTCAGGGGTGAAACAGTCATCGGCACCTATGAATGTCCCTGATTGGTCCAAGGTTTATGGTGGTGACTCAAAGAGCAGCAGGAGGAGTAGTCATTTGTGTTTTCATGGTGACGACgaagatggtgatgaagatgatgatggttgCATGGTTCCTCCACATGAATGGGTTGCAAGAAAGCTAGCAAGAACACagatctcttctttctctatgtGTGAAGGAGTTGGAAGAACACTTAAAGGAAGAGATCTAAGCAAAGTGAGAAACGCTGTCTTGTCAAAAACTGGTTTCTTGGAGTAAGTAGGATATaatatctcatcatcatcatcatcatcatcatcatccatgtgCATGGAGGAGCATGAATCCCATAACTCTTGTTTAACATTATCATCAACATGAAAAACTCAACTTTATGGtatccacatcatcatcattatcaatgTCATTGTCGTCATCATCATGTGGGGATCACTATACCAAGagtcttttgtttaattttttttctttattatcgttattattaatatttcaatgtGTTATTTAGAGTAGATAAGTAtcatagtgatgatgatgatgacttgtcAGCCCCATGCATGGGTCccgttttatttttcttctgttggtttttttttggtttctatttgAAGCTTTAACTAGAACCTCTTTGAGTTCTTCaccatgtttggtgaaagtttttgtCCTTTGCTATcgatgttatatatataaactttggtGAACATCTGATAATATCAATCGTAGAATGAGCACGTAGTAATTCATGCTTTTGACAAGTCTACTAGCAAAAAGTCATTAACTATGTCCAATTTTCAACCATATCATCAATCGATCAATCTACATCATAATCCTTCATCGAAGGTGTAACGAGATATGCCACATATCTATGCCTTTCCCCAACTACATGTACTTAACAACAAGAGTAACGGAAATTGGTATTGTCCAACATAAGAAATATGTTAATTACGAGCCAACATAAGAAATATGTTAATTACGAGAATAATGCGAGttagaatagtttttttttgttttgtttacatttAGACTTAAATATGCCATTAGCTACCAGTATTTACCTTCTTTGTGGAATCTACTAGAGCAACTTCATATGTGGAACCGTGAGTTGTTTGGTCTCATGGAAAGATATTTATATGGTTTATAAGTTACgaagcatatatataaagtcGTTAATGATAAAATACATTGGAGAGTTACTCATATCATCAGCTCATATAGTTGGTATAATGTATCATCAGCTCATATAGTTGGACagatttcttttatattttcatgATTTACACTCACATTGACAAACCCGTTGTCATCTGGAATGGGTAGGATTGATTTATATAGACTCTTCTCTTCCACTTGATTTTGTTACAAGTCTAACCGTATCCATTATCCAACTTCTTCACACGTGCCTTGCATTCTTTCTTGAGCTAATTCATTCTTATACCTTCTTGTTCTGCAAATCGCAATAGACTCTTTATTTGCATCTTATTAGTATCTAAGACTCTGAATGCATGGAATATGTGTTTGATTTGATACCATATATTGTCGAGCTAAGcagaaaattaaatttcatactttttggCCCGTTAATTGGAGAAGACATAACCTCGAATAAATGGGAAAAGAGGGATAATTGGTGATGTTGGAACGACTAAgtat from Camelina sativa cultivar DH55 chromosome 2, Cs, whole genome shotgun sequence includes the following:
- the LOC104716776 gene encoding uncharacterized protein LOC104716776, giving the protein MDSGGRRRVHSSRRVPSMGVEGDEEFQEEDVWSVLREGETSGLEMKIPKSHFSSSSSSSSSPWKIHRSKDVSGVKQSSAPMNVPDWSKVYGGDSKSSRRSSHLCFHGDDEDGDEDDDGCMVPPHEWVARKLARTQISSFSMCEGVGRTLKGRDLSKVRNAVLSKTGFLE